One region of Populus trichocarpa isolate Nisqually-1 chromosome 4, P.trichocarpa_v4.1, whole genome shotgun sequence genomic DNA includes:
- the LOC7476346 gene encoding phospholipase A1-IIgamma, whose amino-acid sequence MSGIGLQVTASIADRWRELSGEKSWNGLLNPLDIDLRRSIINYGDRATAIGNAFNKTSLRSANCCGFSRYAPRDFFSKTGIQTRNPYKYQVTDFIYGEVDAKILLLDDSESTWSAYVAVATNEGKALLGRRDIVVSWRGTSLSVEWLKDFDAELISVPEIFGNDVAKMHKGFHSLYTAKDDKSTYSKTSARDQALAAVSKLVDQYKDEEISITVTGHSLGAAIATLNALDIVVKGYNKTTGEQNKAFPVTAIVFASPRVGDANFKKLCEGLEDLHVLRVTNEKDIVPNLPLDIPPSFSFKHVGEELRIDTRKSPYVKSMDDLGDFHNLELYIHGVAGTQGSEGGFNLEVDRDIALVNKDLDGLKDEYNIPAGWWGIEDNKGMVLGDDGRWKLLSSA is encoded by the exons ATGAGTGGCATAGGGCTACAAGTGACGGCTAGCATTGCTGATAGATGGAGAGAACTGAGTGGTGAGAAGAGCTGGAATGGCTTGTTGAATCCTCTAGACATTGATCTCCGCCGCTCTATTATTAACTATGGCGATAGGGCAACAGCTATTGGGAATGCCTTTAACAAAACGAGTCTAAGATCAGCAAACTGTTGTGGATTTAGCCGCTATGCACCAAGAGATTTCTTCTCCAAAACGGGCATACAAACTCGCAATCCATACAAGTATCAAGTGACAGACTTCATTTATGGAGAAGTGGATGCCAAAATACTACTTTTGGATGACAGCGAATCCACCTGGAGTGCCTATGTAGCTGTGGCAACAAATGAAGGAAAGGCTCTTTTGGGAAGGAGAGATATCGTGGTTTCTTGGAGAGGAACTTCGTTGTCGGTTGAATGGTTGAAAGACTTTGATGCTGAGCTAATATCTGTGCCAGAGATATTCGGAAACGATGTAGCTAAGATGCACAAGGGCTTTCACTCCCTCTACACGGCCAAAGATGACAAGTCTACTTACAGCAAGACTAGTGCTAGAGACCAG GCTCTGGCTGCTGTGAGCAAACTCGTTGACCAATACAAGGATGAAGAAATAAGCATAACAGTAACAGGCCATAGCTTGGGAGCAGCAATTGCAACGTTGAACGCATTAGACATAGTCGTTAAAGGCTATAACAAGACCACAGGTGAGCAAAACAAGGCATTTCCTGTCACAGCCATTGTATTTGCTAGCCCCCGCGTTGGAGATGCAAATTTCAAAAAGTTATGCGAAGGACTTGAAGATCTGCATGTCTTGCGGGTTACAAATGAAAAGGACATCGTTCCTAACCTTCCTCTCGACATACCACCTTCTTTTAGCTTTAAACATGTGGGAGAAGAATTGCGAATCGACACTCGAAAGTCACCTTATGTAAAGAGTATGGATGATTTGGGTGATTTTCATAACTTGGAACTTTACATCCATGGAGTAGCAGGAACTCAAGGGAGTGAAGGGGGATTTAATTTGGAAGTTGATCGTGATATTGCCCTTGTGAATAAAGATCTGGATGGACTGAAGGATGAATACAATATACCAGCTGGATGGTGGGGCATTGAGGACAATAAGGGCATGGTCCTCGGCGATGATGGAAGATGGAAGTTACTATCTTCTGCGTGA